In Danio rerio strain Tuebingen ecotype United States chromosome 9, GRCz12tu, whole genome shotgun sequence, the genomic window TCGCTACACAAAAATaagatattaaaaaagaaaatgtataattgcctatggaagtgaatggttttAGGTTTctaaaatttttcaaaatatcttcttttgtgttcaatagaagaaaccTAAAGctatggaaccacttgagggtgacaATCATTTTcgtattgtaaataaaatttttaaaagcatATATTTAGGGTGCATTTTGTATATTTTCCGACAGGTTTCTGATAGTCCTGAAACCCAAAAGGTgtattaaacaatacattttgtcATCTTAAAGGTTGATCTGCTTGAAATGTTAACTAGTGTTTGTATCTTCATTCTTGTATCATTCTTGTATCATTTGCTGCCCTCTGCTGGACATGTCAGTTACTGCTTGCCTAACTAGCTAATAATTGACATTGTTGACTATTATAAACATTCATTTCCTTAGTAACTTAtttaacaggggtcgccacagcagaattaaccaccaactattccagcatatcttaCGCAGCAAATGTCCTTCCAATACTGcaatgcattcacacacacatacactatggccaattttttttttgtctacccaattcagtctttggactgtgggggaaagcagagcacccggtggaaacccacgccaacacaaggaaaacatgcaaactccacacacaaatgccaactgacccagccaggactcgaaccagcaaccttcttgctgtgaggccacagtgctaaccactgagccaccatgccacccactaTCATATAACAAAAAGTGTAGTTCAAAACGTCAAACccatttttcaaaaacatttgtaCAAACACAAAATACTCTTGTCTCTTATAAAGTCAGTTTTTAACCATAATTATAAACTTTTAATTCTCTTTTGAATATGGCAGATGATATTTCCTTCACTAGTGCACAAGTTATCCTAAGTTGTTCTGATTTGTCTGGTGCAGTCCACAAAGAGCAAAGGAAAATGACTAACTAGAAACAGACCTAATGGACCGAACATCAGGAGGGGCtgttaaagaaacatgaaagtGAATCCGTcacataaaaaaatgataaaaaataaatcacaggaaAGAGTTGAACTGTACAGTTAAAGAGGTCTTCTGTTGGAACTTCAAAAACCAAATAAGTGCCTTAGAGGAAACTGAATCTGTATCCAGGCGGCAAATCTGAACCAGGCAGTAGTGGAgcaatacacacaaacaaacaaacaggattTGCAGCTTGGTGAGGACAAAAACACCAGCTGCAACAACCGTAATAAATTTGTTCCTTAAAACAAGTGGACCAAAGACTGAAGAGTCTAAATTGAGAACGTTCAGTGAACTTCCGTTCAaataattgtttctttttttaaaagacttGGAGAGTAAGTTCTTGAGTTGCAGGTATTTAAATTGTCCTCTGGTTTGAAGTTTCagtcctctttctttctttctgttgttGCTGCTGCAGGTCTCAAATCAACTGGCACTAAACATTATGCTGATCCATGAGTGGATGGTGGTTGACTGGTCAGAACAGAAAAGTAGCATTCAAACATTCAACTGatgaaaaaggttttaaactaCTTACTGAAACTGTGGACCATATAAAGAGAAAGTTATCATTTTGGGGGGGTCAAATAAAACTACTTTTTATGACAAAACAAGgcatttaaaaacttaaatcaggaaaaagaaatcataaaaaaaaataaaaactttaacgTCAACCCTTCCTGAGaacaatatgaaaaataaatacaccCCATTGCTTGTTCCTCTGTGTGCatttgaatttgtgtgtgtgtgtgtgtgtgtgtgtgtgtgtgtgtgtgtgtgtgtgtgtgtgtgtgtgtgtgtgtgtgtagggcagAAAGGTTCACGCATTCAGTCCTGATTTACTTGGCTAGTCTGTCAGTATCCCTGTAGTCCGTTATAAACCTTTTGAGATGGTGCCTGTTTCAAAAGCTGTTTTATACCTGGAGAAAAATGGAAAGAAAGAATTTATTAACTCAGAAATAgcagaatattttttaaacacctcATATGTAATTTTTAAGACTACAGTCTCTCTATATAAAATAATAGACCAAAAGTCAACTGTTCTCTTACCATCTTTCTGCTGGTCATCAAGTTGCTCCTTGGGAAAATCTACATCAAAGGTGATTATGAGCGATCCACGAATATTGTTGTTGTCAAAACTTGGTAGGCCCTCACCCTTCTTCCAAATACGAGATCCTGGTTTAGTGATTTTATCTCTGACAATATGCACCTGCAAGAACACAAGAAGAGTTTGTGAGGAGTCTTATTTGAGACATAGGAGATGCAGAATTGGATGTGATTGTTATCAACCAAAACATCTGTacaaagtttacatacattaaatgaaaaatacagaGCATAATATAGTTCTATAAAAAATATCATTACAAACATTATTGCAAATTTAACAGGACTATTTTCTACTGTGTTTTTTATGTAGAGACTGCTGTGTCACATGATGATTCCTCCAGAAATTAACATTTCAAGATTTACATTATTTTCAACATATGATCAGAGTTGTTCAGCTTCATATTTGAGTAAAACCACATTCACTACATTTAAATGTTTGGGGCAAGTAAGACCGCtctcttttttgtttaaatgaacatttattcaacAAGGATGCATTACACTAATAAAAAAAGACAGTAGAATGAATAATGTTAACAagataatgttaaatatttatattccaAATAAATTATGTTCTTAAAGCTTTtgtagacaaaaaaataataaaataattattattgtttaaagaaataaataatattttattataatcatttCTGAAGGACCATTTGACATTGAATACTTAAATAATGGTTGCTGAAAATTCAACACTgtaatcacaggaataaatgacattttaaaatagatatttaatgacattcatattaaatttatttctttatatcaACAGGATTGGCTATAAGCCCACCAAGTattcaatatataatttacaaatatataatttacaattATAAGCAATTTATAATCATTGACTGTTAATCATGCATTGTACAAATAAACATACAAGTATACAACATACAAATGACTTTATCAagatacattttcaaaaatttcTCAAGGAGAAaccttttcaaacatttccctTCAAATTCCAATCTAATAATTTATACATTCtattaaaatatagtttatagttttcttcctttttcaataaatatatgaTTGTAAAAGTCCTgataaaattcaaattaaatagatattttaatatctaatatttatataggtcaacattttttttttcaccagtgcattaaaatcatattaaccaaaaacaaataatcaagcaaaaataaataattgaaaaaatacaACAAGAATAACAATAGTAAATCAGTAAAAATATAGTGTTGGGAAAGGGAGACATGCCTTGTGGCCATCTAAATGAGTGATGTCCATCTCAAAACCGACCAGAGCCTCTACCAGAGAGATGGTGACGTTTGTGTAAAGGTCGTCACCTCTGCGCTCAAACACTGGATGCCTAGACAAGCacaaatttatttaatgtgataaaCTAAAAACACAGTTCAAGACATCCAACTTCAAAACAAAACTGAAGAGATTAAATAAAGGTTTAACTGAATGCAtcataaacacattaaataaaatgtcaattaacTCTTATAGAAATAACATAACATTATTCTTACTTTAAAACTTTGATGCGGAAACGCAGATCTCCAGGCTCACCGTCAATGTGAGGTTCACCTGTAGTCAGTCAAACAACACATACAGTCAGTAAATATGTTGCAGCAGCATCTAGCAAACTCTTAAAAGTAAATGCCACTGCATTGAATCTTCCACAGAATTAGCTTCAATACCCTCTCCGATGAAAGGATACTCCATTTCATCTCGCACACCCTGCTCGATCTCCACCTCTAGTGTTCTCTCCTCATTCACAAGTCTGGAAATAAACATAcagtgtttaatttaatattaaataaaaataaagatttggtAAATCAAAGGCCTTTGTTTACCCCTGATATTAACACTTGTTTGGTCCAATCACACGTTGTGGACTCTAAAAGAGATTAAGATCGTTTGCTTTTGACCAATTCCAGAGGTAGTTGGAAATGCATTAGACTTGATTGTTTTCAGTGTCAATGCGCATTTGGTCACGTTTGCTTTGACCATTTCAAATGACTGCCTACAGACTTAATAGTGTTTTCGAGAGTCAGCCATATTGGAGGCACAGAATGTAAACAGTGCATTTGAACCAAACAAAACTAGCATATTTTGTTTATGACTGCTGCTAAATATGGTCAATTATTGGGGTGTACTAATTGGTcagaatgaaaaaaacatttagatgaATATAGCCAACCAAAAGTTACAACAAATCaaggaaaagagagaaaaaaaaaacgaacaaaaCGTGTTTATGGTCGGATAAACTAAACCAACAACTGTCACAACTGTCGCCTTTGTTCTTATCATTTCCAGTCaagtaactaaaatattaaactGCTCATATGTATTGAATTCACTTTGTCAAATTATTGCATCCTCTCCTGCCCACCAAGTACTTCTATATGTTATTTAGTAGTAGCTTCCATGCATTTCTTCCTGTGGTTTAGACAGCTTACATAATCAGAACAACTTTAGTTATGCGATAACCAATCCATGTTTATAAAGTTATTCAAGTATCTTAGTATCAACAGAATATGGGTCATTTTGACATAAGTGGAAATCCTCCATATGTGATTGTTATGTAAAATGTTATGAGAAAGTGTACCTAAATTAAGATTTCCTAATTTGATGTCCAAAAAGCAAATTGATTATTTAAATTGTGGTTGTGATCCACATCCTTTTCGTTCGTTTGTTTTCCTGCTCACTCATCAGTACTGCTACTAACTACAACTAATTTAATCTAGATATTAatctattttataaatattatattactaaaacattaattattatttttaaaaagtctttctgaatgaataattcaataaCTAAAAAATTCTCATCATTAAAAATGTAGTATTAAGATCGGGTGAGGGTTTTAATTAAGTTAATAgttttaacaataattaattttttttttcccaattatgCAGCTCTACATGCCATGTAAGATAGATTTGTAGATTCAAGTACACTCTGCACCAAACATAAAATAAGAAATGGCCTTGTAGAAAAATCTAACACAAGTAGTCAAACCAAACAAGGTGGAAACAGTATTGCATCTTTGTTGACCATTTATGACCAGAtcactttaaaattaataaataccatatgaaaataaaaccaaagtGACAAAGGCTACTttgaaaactcacttaatattggggCATTCATCACAGACTACTTCCTGTGTCATCTGAAAGCGACCCGGTCCGAGTTGTGTTGTTCTCATTTCTTGCCGGCAGTTGCATTTTCTTTTGCCTGGAGCTTCTTTTGCTACCGGTTTGATTCGTACCACCTACATGTTGAAAAAGAGAGGAAACAGAAGGACAGGAAAAAGGAAAGGAGATTATGAAGAGCATCTACTTCCACGTGACTACCTAAATACAGCAGTACATCAGAATGGAAATGGAGAAAGTTCAAGAAAAACAAGAAGCTCACCTCCACAAAATTCCCTGAATACACCTCTTCTAATGTTACTTCAAGGTCCAGTACAATGTCATTACCCCTTGGAATATCTCTGCCAGCTGGCTGTCTATTTCCACCAAACATAAATCCAAAGTCGCCAAAGAAACTTaaggggaggaaaaaaaaacatttcatcaaTGCAGCCACACATACTGTGAATTAAAAGTGTGCAGTGGTAATGTTTTTGTTTCAAACAGTCATGCTTCTAAAACTAGATTCATCATGTGATTCATTAATGATATAGAGTTTGAGAAAATTTACAAACATCTCAGCAGTTTCTTATAGAGGTCTTAATATTTTAGATCTGTTTACCTGGAGAATATATCACCATGTGAACTTTGATGGCCTTCTTTTAATCCCTCCTCTCCATATGCGTCATACTGTTTCCTTTTCTCCTCATCTGAAAGTACCtgcgttcaaaaaaaaaaaaaaaaattatattttatgcatgatgAACTGACTAAAGTAAGAATGCCCAGAGTAGGGcatgcaggccaaagttggcccattgtaaactttgatttggcccaccatcccaacTGAGAGGAGATAGAGAAGGATGGAGAGGGTTAGGGCAAATGCTTTTAACACCaagatcgtcatttctaatttagcATGACctttttcatttgatttattgctgagctacaaaaaagcaaacagaaattaaatgttttaactaaatgttgtaaatgaatctgagcttttaaatgtaaatactgtcactagACAGAGAACTATGTAGAAGAAAtcggcaagcaaatcaaggcaaaaactggTGTAATTCTGTAATAAAAGtttagtttttactgtaataaacaaattttcaagttattttgaaatattattaaataaattaggaaattaccctagcaactacaTTTACCTCTGACCCACTAGTCTCAATCAAATTTAGTTTTTGGCCCCCCTGGACTAAAGCAACATAAGAGAtcgattatttttattaacagacAACATCTGCCGCCCTAATGTAGTTGTTGTACCTTTCAATTTTGTTTACAACTGAATATACAACCCACTTTAGCATATTtagcacacatacatatatatatatatacatatatatatatatatatatatatatatatatatatatatatatatatatatatatatatatatRtgtgtgtgtgtgtgtgtgtgtgtgtgtgtgttWtatatatatatatatatatatatatatatatatatatatatatatatatatatatatatatatatatatatatatatatatatatatatatgtgtgtgtgtgtgtgtgtgtgtgtgtttatatatatatatatatatatatatatatatatatatatatatatatatatatatatatatatatatatatatgtgtgtgtgtgtgtgtgtgtgtgtgtgtgtgtgtgtttatatatatatatatatatatatatatatatatatatatatatatatatatatatatatatatatatatatatatatatatataaaatatcgcaatatatggCCAAAAGCATAACAAAATAATGCAGTGTTAaatttttctaatatcgtgcagccttatATAATATTTAGAATCTTTAATATTTAGAATATATATTATAGAATATTTAACATTagtcataatattttactttaaatcgtgaatatatattacaatttttttgtgaaattgttgcataatataatatttgattgatttatgaaaataaaataataaattcaccTTAACATAATATTGAATTgagctacattttttaaaataaaataaaaacattgtgtaACAATTTAATTTTGCACACATTGTATATTATTACACGCTACACGTCACATGAAATGAATAAGAAAAAGCAGATGTGTCAACCAATCAGAGGCGGCCACACAATTCTTCTAACAAATCAGAGAGCTCCATGGATTCGTTTCTAACAACAACGCTCATGCTGGTCATATTCATTTCAGTGGGGATTGTACTGATCTTTTGTTCTGATTTGGAAATATGATATATGACAATAGGGACGCAAAACATCATCAATTTAGATATCTGTATTAAAGCTACGAATACTGTTCGCAAGACTAACCAAGTCGTCATTACACAATAGACCATTTTAACACCTATATTACCGAGTGAAGAAATTAGCATTGTTCAACACATGAAGCGTAACAATTACAACAAAAGCAGATTCCAGTTAAAATGACTTGTTAAAACGATCTCTGAATAAAATGGCTTACCTCGTAAGCAGCTCCAAGGTCTGCAAATTTGTCTTGGGCATTTGGGTCATCTTGGTTTCTGTCTGGATGAAGCTGCAATGCCAACTTTCTGTAGGCTTTCTTAATGTCTTTGACTGATGCTGATCTACTAACCCCTAGAATTTTGTAGAAATCCctcctgaaaacaaacaggaattcAGAAGTACGTTGAACCACACACcaatccattcattaatttaagGATACTGATGAATAGAAACAGCCGTGGATACTGGTGTCTAATCATTTAACATCATGACCAAAAAAAGCAATACAATCAACAACACGAAGCTTCAGATATTCCTGGAATAAATATGACAGTTACATAAACATGCAGATTCACAGAGGAGTTGGCAGCTTCATTACAGCAATTATTAGTCGTTTTAAACAATAAGCGTcgaattttaaacaaaacaaaacaacaaccagGGTGTTAAAACTCTGCATTGAAGTACAAGAAATAAAGGACATAATGTGAAGTCGTTTCTGGTGAGCTTCACTAGCACGATGCACGGACAGTGGCGTAGACCAATCACAGTGAAACATGTGTACCAGCCAGAGTACTGAGTTAGTGTAATGAACTAAACCCTAACGCGAAAACCATACGATATTCACTTACCCTGCAAATACGGTCAGtatcaaatataaaagcagaaaaCAGACACTCGACAATTTCATTCCTCTAATAGCCATGGGTCCTTGTTTCCTTCAGAAGTCCAGTAAAACACACCGGCTTTCTGTGATGTCTATCAAAAAGCCTCTTCCTGCTCTGTCACAAATCCCCGCCCAGGTTCAGAAAGGAAGTGTTATAAAAGTCAGTCGAAGCAAACATCGTTatattgtattaattatattatattatattatattatattatattatattatattatattatattatattatattatattatattatattatattagtagcCCAAGCCATGTTGGCATTAAATGCAAGCAATATTTCAAATTCGACAACAAATCACACAAGAACAattatttaatatgatttaaatataactttagtttatataaatacatttaattgacGTTAAACATGGtctaatttaaataacttttatgtACTATATCCACAGATCTATGTAGAATTCTCTTCAGTATTTTAGCTCAGTGACTCTTTCACGTATATATGCAACTTTTATTTTGTCATGCACGTAACGTTAAGTTTACACTTCCGTATAGAAATGGCATCTTTGGACAGGGTGAAAGTGCTGGTTTTGGGAGATTCTGGTAATAAACATGATCAAAATAATCTATCGACCTTGTTTTGTGTTAACCTACTTAATATAATGTCAATGCACATTTATATTGTAACGTCATGTAATATTACACTCAAGCTAACGTTATGTGTTGGCTACCACATCATAGCTGAGACTGAAATATTATATTCGTTTTATTTATTAGTAGTcgttgtttaattattattatcaagatTCATTAATTTTGTGAAAAAGGGGGAACTTTatctaattgtatttttaatcgtaaaataaattattatgaaCATCAATAATCCTGTCCTGATCAGTGTTGTTTGTCTGTTTACAGGAGTAGGGAAGTCCTCTCTTGTACACCTTCTTTGCCAGAATCAGGTTTTGGGGAATCCCTCATGGACTGTGGGCTGCTCAGTGGACGTCAGGGTATAATGTCAATTAAAAGTGATTCATTTCAATTCACAAAGCTATGGAAAATGACAAAGTGAGTCTTGATTCTTTGGACAGGTTCATGACTACAGAGAAGGCACTCCAGAAGAGAAGGCTTTCTACATTGAACTCTGGGATGTTGGAGGATCTGTTGGCAGTGCCAGCAGTGTTAAAAGCACCAGAGCTGTGTTTTACAATTCAGTTAATGGTTAAGTATTAGtgttcccctttgaacacaatatattttattacgagaaacttttaaaatatattgttacaGTAAacttgtcaggctaaataattcaaatgaatcttggacttctgctgtcttcattagtttcaaaaacacagatttgattacaatttaaaacggcatcatttgagatcttttctgctggagatactgttgtcctaaaaaaattaaaacgaaaataaaacatcttaaatatacaataggaacggtatagcagaaaattagggtggttttaaaaccgcgacttttccaaaccacagtataccttgaaaacggttattgtcccatgcctatttAAATGTGCACCAGAGCTGTAtgataatatgaaaatatatgatGTTGTTGAGTATTGTAACAAAATTAATTGTGATTTAACATTTCCCAATGCAATTTTAATAATCTGTTTTAACAATTTTTCTGATCTAATTAAATCTAATTCAGGctaaaactattataaaactaCTAACTACTAGAATTTAAAACTCTGAAAACcttgaaaaatattcaaataaatccCAAGTATTAACTACTTCTCCCACTATTCGTATTTTTTCTGCTTTGAGGCACTAGGTTTACTTTTGGGTTCAGTCTATCAAATAGCATGATTGCACCAACTGGGTAAGCAGATATTAAAATACGGTGGCCttatctgattggtcaaatctgTATAAACAACCTACTCATGCTTTACACTAATGCTTGGCACGTAATATAAATGTAACTTAATCACTCCTCTCCGTGATATGGATATTTAATATActattattgcaataaaaataattttttaatacatATTGTGGTTTTGAAGCACTATTATGTACATACAGGGCAAAAAAAAATCTGGAGTATTTGTGATGACTTAATTGATACTAAGCCGCTGTCTTTTTTAACTTCCAGGTATCATTTTAGTTCACGATCTGACTAACAAGAAGTCCTCCCAGAATCTATACCGCTGGTCACTAGAGGCACTGAGCAAGGACTCCTCTCCAACTGGCATCATCGTATCCAACGGGTGAGTCAGCGTCAACTTCTGCTTTGTAACTACATTAATTAACACTCATTAGAAAATAGGTGCTTGCAAAGTTACTAATCAACAGAATGTCTAAGGGGCCCAAATGATTCAAATGTTttgattaaaagtttaaaaaaaaatctaactaattGAATATATTAGTACGTTTCTGCCACAGTAGTTATATAGAATAAAATGTTGACTGTAAGAATatgctgtatttttatatttgtgaCAGAAAATGACAAGATATCCATTTATCCAAGTCATCCAGTTACTTCTAATTTATTTTTGAGGACCAGtgaatgtcaaaataaataaGATGTTAAAATAAGATGATGACACTTTGATCTTTCAGTGATTACGATAGAGAACAGTTTGCAGAGAACGCTGTTCCACTTCTGCTAATTGGCACCAAATTTGATCAGATCCCAGAAAACAAGAGGAACGATGTCCTGACCCGAACTGCCTTTCTATCTGAAGACTTCAACGCGGAAGAGATCAACCTGGTGTGTGCTTTTTAGTGCTCTCAGAATCTAAGCTTTATCTAAACTAATATCATAACATGGATTAAAACTTGTCCTTTTAAgagttcaaacattttttttgtttttttttcttctcaggaTTGTACAAATCCACGGTATCTTGCTGCTGGTTCATCAAATGCTGTTAAATTGAGTCGATTCTTTGATAAGGTAGAGATGTATTGAGAGTGCATCACTCATAGTGAATCTATATCTTTGTAGTTCTTTATCAACATATACATTGAGTTTCAcatttttcctctctctttttaAGGTAATAGAGAAAAGATACTTTACAAGAGACCCTAGCCAGGTGAGAATGTCTTACAGGTTAACAGATTGTACATGTAATTCATTCACAATTATAATGTAGAGTCATGCTTTAATATTTTGCTTTCTCTGTAGATGCAGAGCTTCACAGACAGGAGGCGCTTTAATTTCAAGAGTCTGCACAGTGATTGAGTGTACACATTTAATTTTGGTTGGTGGGTTAAATTCTGTTGGTAATCTGAAATAGCATATAAATATTTCTttcttattatgttattttacagataGGGCGAT contains:
- the dnajb11 gene encoding dnaJ homolog subfamily B member 11 precursor (The RefSeq protein has 3 substitutions compared to this genomic sequence), which codes for MAIRGMKLSSVCFLLLYLILTVFAGRDFYKILGVSRSASVKDIKKAYRKLALQLHPDRNQDDPNAQDKFADLGAAYEVLSDEEKRKQYDAYGEEGLKEGHQSSHGDIFSSFFGDFGFMFGGSRQPAGRDIPRGNDIVLDLEVTLEEVYSGNFVEVVRIKPVAKEAPGKRKCNCRQEMRTTQLGPGRFQMTQEVVCDECPNIKLVNEERTLEVEIEQGVRDEMEYPFIGEGEPHIDGEPGDLRFRIKVLKHPVFERRGDDLYTNVTISLVEALVGFEVDITHLDGHKVHIVRDKITKPGSRIWKKGEGLPSFDNNNIRGSLIITFDVDFPREQLDDQQKDGIKQLLKQAPSQKVYNGLQGY
- the dnajb11 gene encoding dnaJ homolog subfamily B member 11 isoform X2 is translated as MFMRDFYKILGVSRSASVKDIKKAYRKLALQLHPDRNQDDPNAQDKFADLGAAYEVLSDEEKRKQYDAYGEEGLKEGHQSSHGDIFSSFFGDFGFMFGGNRQPAGRDIPRGNDIVLDLEVTLEEVYSGNFVEVVRIKPVAKEAPGKRKCNCRQEMRTTQLGPGRFQMTQEVVCDECPNIKLVNEERTLEVEIEQGVRDEMEYPFIGEGEPHIDGEPGDLRFRIKVLKHPVFERRGDDLYTNVTISLVEALVGFEMDITHLDGHKVHIVRDKITKPGSRIWKKGEGLPSFDNNNIRGSLIITFDVDFPKEQLDDQQKDGIKQLLKQAPSQKVYNGLQGY
- the dnajb11 gene encoding dnaJ homolog subfamily B member 11 isoform X1, which codes for MAIRGMKLSSVCFLLLYLILTVFAGRDFYKILGVSRSASVKDIKKAYRKLALQLHPDRNQDDPNAQDKFADLGAAYEVLSDEEKRKQYDAYGEEGLKEGHQSSHGDIFSSFFGDFGFMFGGNRQPAGRDIPRGNDIVLDLEVTLEEVYSGNFVEVVRIKPVAKEAPGKRKCNCRQEMRTTQLGPGRFQMTQEVVCDECPNIKLVNEERTLEVEIEQGVRDEMEYPFIGEGEPHIDGEPGDLRFRIKVLKHPVFERRGDDLYTNVTISLVEALVGFEMDITHLDGHKVHIVRDKITKPGSRIWKKGEGLPSFDNNNIRGSLIITFDVDFPKEQLDDQQKDGIKQLLKQAPSQKVYNGLQGY
- the rabl3 gene encoding rab-like protein 3 — protein: MASLDRVKVLVLGDSGVGKSSLVHLLCQNQVLGNPSWTVGCSVDVRVHDYREGTPEEKAFYIELWDVGGSVGSASSVKSTRAVFYNSVNGIILVHDLTNKKSSQNLYRWSLEALSKDSSPTGIIVSNGDYDREQFAENAVPLLLIGTKFDQIPENKRNDVLTRTAFLSEDFNAEEINLDCTNPRYLAAGSSNAVKLSRFFDKVIEKRYFTRDPSQMQSFTDRRRFNFKSLHSD